The Virgibacillus phasianinus genome includes a window with the following:
- a CDS encoding PadR family transcriptional regulator — translation MKHKLLPLSETMHYILLALREPLHGYAVMQKIEKISNGTVSLAAGTLYGAIENLNKHGWIEPVGNSGRRKIYMITAEGSAILKMEQERLSHILSLYEGDGSNEDV, via the coding sequence CATAAATTATTGCCATTGTCTGAAACCATGCATTATATTTTATTGGCGTTACGTGAACCACTTCATGGCTATGCTGTAATGCAGAAAATAGAAAAAATAAGTAATGGTACTGTTAGTTTAGCGGCTGGTACATTGTACGGTGCGATTGAAAACTTGAATAAGCATGGTTGGATTGAACCTGTTGGAAATTCGGGCCGGAGAAAAATTTATATGATAACTGCAGAAGGAAGCGCCATTTTGAAAATGGAACAAGAAAGGCTATCGCATATTTTATCCTTGTATGAAGGGGATGGTTCTAATGAAGATGTTTAA